The Rubrobacter tropicus nucleotide sequence GCCCGCCGCCTCTCGGGCGACGATCTGGCCGGCAGACGAACCATCGAGCTGGGGTGCGGTGTCGGGCTCGCGACCGTCGCCGCGATGGAAGGCGGCGCCAGCGTCCTCGCCACCGATTATTACGAAGCGGCCCTCGACTTTACCCGCCACAACGCCCGGACGAACGTCGGGAGTTCGCCCGCAACCTCCCTGCTCGACTGGCGCGCCCCGGACGTGGGAGACCACGGGCCTTTCGACCTGGTATTCGCGGCCGACGTGCTCTATGAAGAGGGCAGCGCGCGGGCGCTGGCGGGCCTCGTGCCCGGGCTGTTGAAACCCGGTGGCGAGGCGCTCTTCGCCGACCCCGGTCGCAGGTGGGAGCCGCTCTTCAGGGAGCTTATGGGGGAGGCCGGTTTTTCCTTCGAGACGGAGGAGGCGACGGTCGACGTCGAAGGGCAGGAGAGGGACGTCACGGTGCTGCTGCACCGGGTCCGCGGGGGGTGAGCCCCCGGCGGGAACGGGTGGGCCGTGCTGCTATACTTTTTCCCCAATGCTTCTGGAATCCTTAAACCCGACGCAACTAGACGCCGTAGAGAGCACAGAGGGTCCGCTACTGATCCTGGCCGGCGCCGGCAGCGGGAAGACCCGCGTGCTCACCCACCGCGTCGCCTACCTCATCGACCAGGGGCTGGCCGCGCCCGAGGAGATCCTCGCCATAACCTTCACCAACAAGGCGGCCCGCGAGATGAAGGAGCGCGTGGCCCTCCTCGTGGGACCGGATTCGAGGAAGATGTGGGTCTCGACTTTCCACGCCTTCTGCGCCCGCATCCTCAGGGTCCACGCCGAGAAACTCGGCTACAAGCGCGAGTTCACCATCTACGACGGCGCGGACCAGGTCCGCCTCGTAAAACGGTGCATCGTCGAACTCGGCAAGGACCCCAAAAGGTTCAACCCGCGCTCCTTCCAGGCCCAGATAAGCTCCGCCAAGAACGTCCTGATGTCGCCCGACGACTTTCTCCGCAACACCGAAGGCTACATCGCCGAGAACGTCGCCGAGGTCTACGACCTCTACCAGCGCCGCCTCTACGAGAACAACGCGATGGACTTCGACGACCTCATCATGCAGACCGTCGCCCTGCTCGAACTCTTCCCCGAGGTCCGCGACCGCTACCAGACCCGCTTCAAGTACGTCCACGTAGACGAGTATCAGGACACAAACCACGCCCAGTACCGCCTCGTCAACACCCTCGCAGCAAAACATCGTAACTTATGTGTCGTTGGCGATGACGATCAGTCAGTGTACAGCTGGCGCGGAGCGGATATTCGGAACATCCTCGACTTCGAGCGGGACTATCCCGAGGCGAAGGTGGTGAAGCTGGAGCAGAACTACCGTTCCACGCAGACCATTTTGGACGCGGCGAACGCGGTTGTGGCGAACAACGCCTCGCGCAAGGCCAAAGAGCTCTGGACGGCAGGGGGCGAGGGGGAGCGCATTCGGGTGTTCGCGGCCACGGACGAGTACGCGGAGGCGCGGTTCGTCGTGGCGGAGATCGAGAAGCTGACGGGGCGGGGGGCTTCGCCGCGGGACATCGCGGCGTTCTACAGGACCAACGCCCAGAGCCGGGCCTTGGAGGACGTGCTCGTGCGGGAGGGGGTTCCGTACCAGATCGTCGGCGGGGTCCGCTTCTACGAGCGGGCCGAGATCAAGGACGCCATGGCCTACCTCGCCGTCGTCTCCAACCCCGCGGACTCGGTAGGGCTGGAACGGATAATAAACGTCCCGAAACGGGGCCTCGGCAACACTTCCGTGGCGAAGCTCCAGGACCACGCCCGCCGCAACGAGATCTCCCTGTACGAGACGTTGGCCGAAGCCTCTGCTGCGGGTCTGGCCGGAAAGGCGGCGAAGGCGTGCGCGTCCTTACGGGGGCTGTTCGAGGGCTGGCGGGTCGCGGCGCGGGAGGTGCCGCCGGCCGAGCTTATCGGGGCGGTCCTGGACGAGTCCGGGTACCGGGGGAGCTCAAGGCCGAGAACACTATCGAGTCCGAGTCCAGGCTGGAGAACCTCGAAGAGCTAATAAACGCGGCCCGCGAGTACGAGCGGGTCGAGCCCGAGCCCACGCTCGACGGCTTTTTGCAGGAGCAGGCGCTCTACACCCAGCAGGACGCCCTCACCTCTGAGGGGGGGAGCGTTACGCTGATGACGCTGCACAACGCGAAGGGGCTGGAGTACGACCACGTGTTCGTGGTCGGGATGGAGGAGGGGACGTTCCCGCACGCGCGTTCCCTGGACGAGCAGAACCTGGAGGAGGAGCGCAGGCTCGCTTACGTCGGCATCACGCGGGCCAAGAAGACGCTCACGCTCACGCACGCCAAGCTCAGGAGCAACTGGGGCGAGCGGGAGTACAGGATGCCTTCCCGTTTCCTGTCGGAGATCCCGGACGAGTACAAGTCCGGCGCGGTGCCGACCGGGTCGGCCGCGGGACGCGGCGGCTGGGGGGTGGCCTCGTTCGGGCGGAGCGGCGGGGGAGGGTTCCAGAAGGCCGCGTCCGCCGGGGTCGACTACAGCGCCGGGGAGACCGTCAGGCACGCCAAGTTCGGGGTCGGGCAGGTGGTCGAGGCTGGCGGTGGGAAGGTCGTCGTCAGGTTCGGGGCGGAGGAGAAGACCTTTATCCCCGAGATGGCCCCGTTGAGCAAGGTGTGATCCCGGCCCCATAACAGATAGCTTGACAGGAGAGTCGCGATGCCTCACGTCTACGTTACAGGACACAAGAACCCGGACACCGACACCATAGCGTCGGCCATCGGGTACGCGGAGTTCAAGAACCTCGTCGACCCCGAAAACGAGTACGCGCCGGCCCGGCTGGGCGACGTCAACCCGCAGACCGAGTGGGCTTTAGAGAAGAGCGGGGCGAGATCCCCGAAGAAGATCCGGCACATCATGCTCCGCGTGAAGGACGTTATGGCCCGCGACGTGGCCATCGCCCACAAGTACGATCCGCTTCGCAACGTGGGACTTACGATGGCCCAGCGCAACATAAGCCAGCTTCCCGTGGTGGACGATGACGGCTCGCTCGTCGGCATCATCACCGAGCGGAACCTGGCGCGCATGTACGTCAGGGAGTCGAGGGGGGCCTCCTCCTTCAAGGACAGCCCGGTGAGCGTGGGGCGATGGTCGAGGTGCTCGAAGGGGAGTTGCTCGCCGGGGAGGACCGCGAGAGCTCGGGGCAGCTGTGGGTGATCTCGATGGGCGTGGACTCGATGGGCAAATCGATGAAACAGGGCGACATAGTGGTCGTCGGGGACCGGCCCGAGGCCCAGAGGCGGGCGATAGAGCTCGGGGCGGGCGTCGTCGTGATCTCCAACGGGGTAAGGCCCGAGGACGAGGTACTCGAGATGGCCGGGGAGCAGGGGACCACGGTGGTCCTCTCGCCGCTGGACTCCTACGTCACGAGCCGCCTCATACAGCTCTCCGTGCCGTGCTGGGAGGTGATGAGCGAGAACCCCCTGACGGTCCACCCGGACGACCTCCTGACCGAGATAACCGAGCAGGTGATGGAGGTCCACTACCGCGCGGCGGTCGTCGTCGACGAGAACAAGGTGCCGATCGGCGTCGTCACCAGGACCGACCTCTTGAACCCGAAGCCCAGGCGCGTGTTGCTGGTCGACCACGCGGAGATCGGCCAGAGCGTCAAGGGCGTCGAGAAGGCCGACGTCGTGGAGATCCTGGACCACCACCACGTCGGCGACATAGAGACGACCTCCCCCATACTGGCCACCTTCGACCCCGTGGGCTCCACGGCGACCCTCATAGTCGAGCGCTTCAAGGCCGCCGGCCTGCGCCCCGAGGAATCAACCGCGAAGATGCTGCTGGCGGCCATCCTCTCCGACACCGTGATCCTCAACTCCCCGACAACCACCGACCGCGACCGCGAGGTCGTCAAGGTCCTGGAAGAGCTGCTGGACCTCGACGCGGAAGACTTCGGCCGGGAGATGTTCGAGGCTTCCTCGGACGTGTCGGACCTCGCGGCCGAGGAGATCGTCAACCGCGACGCCAAGGAGTACGGGACGAGCTCCGGCGACAAGGTGAGCGTCTCCCAGATAGAGACCGTCGGCACGGGCCTCCTCGAACGCAAGGACGATCTCCTCGAAGCCCTCGAAGGGCTCCGCGCCCAGAACAACTACGTGTTCTCCGCGCTGATGGTCACGGACATAACCGAGGGCGGTACGCAACTGCTCTGCGTCGGGAACTGCACCCCCGTCGAGAAGGCCTTCGACGCCCGGGCAAGAGAGGGCGCCATAGACCTGCCCGGCGTAATGAGCCGCAAAAAGCAGGTGGCGCCAGCGTTGCTGGCGATTTTGTAGGTAGGCTTCGGGCTACAGGTGTCAGGCATCAGCGGTTGGGGAGCGACCC carries:
- a CDS encoding class I SAM-dependent methyltransferase, whose protein sequence is MWPSAIALARRLSGDDLAGRRTIELGCGVGLATVAAMEGGASVLATDYYEAALDFTRHNARTNVGSSPATSLLDWRAPDVGDHGPFDLVFAADVLYEEGSARALAGLVPGLLKPGGEALFADPGRRWEPLFRELMGEAGFSFETEEATVDVEGQERDVTVLLHRVRGG
- a CDS encoding ATP-dependent helicase; this encodes MLLESLNPTQLDAVESTEGPLLILAGAGSGKTRVLTHRVAYLIDQGLAAPEEILAITFTNKAAREMKERVALLVGPDSRKMWVSTFHAFCARILRVHAEKLGYKREFTIYDGADQVRLVKRCIVELGKDPKRFNPRSFQAQISSAKNVLMSPDDFLRNTEGYIAENVAEVYDLYQRRLYENNAMDFDDLIMQTVALLELFPEVRDRYQTRFKYVHVDEYQDTNHAQYRLVNTLAAKHRNLCVVGDDDQSVYSWRGADIRNILDFERDYPEAKVVKLEQNYRSTQTILDAANAVVANNASRKAKELWTAGGEGERIRVFAATDEYAEARFVVAEIEKLTGRGASPRDIAAFYRTNAQSRALEDVLVREGVPYQIVGGVRFYERAEIKDAMAYLAVVSNPADSVGLERIINVPKRGLGNTSVAKLQDHARRNEISLYETLAEASAAGLAGKAAKACASLRGLFEGWRVAAREVPPAELIGAVLDESGYRGSSRPRTLSSPSPGWRTSKS
- a CDS encoding 3'-5' exonuclease — its product is MNAAREYERVEPEPTLDGFLQEQALYTQQDALTSEGGSVTLMTLHNAKGLEYDHVFVVGMEEGTFPHARSLDEQNLEEERRLAYVGITRAKKTLTLTHAKLRSNWGEREYRMPSRFLSEIPDEYKSGAVPTGSAAGRGGWGVASFGRSGGGGFQKAASAGVDYSAGETVRHAKFGVGQVVEAGGGKVVVRFGAEEKTFIPEMAPLSKV
- a CDS encoding CBS domain-containing protein produces the protein MPHVYVTGHKNPDTDTIASAIGYAEFKNLVDPENEYAPARLGDVNPQTEWALEKSGARSPKKIRHIMLRVKDVMARDVAIAHKYDPLRNVGLTMAQRNISQLPVVDDDGSLVGIITERNLARMYVRESRGASSFKDSPVSVGRWSRCSKGSCSPGRTARARGSCG
- a CDS encoding putative manganese-dependent inorganic diphosphatase is translated as MVEVLEGELLAGEDRESSGQLWVISMGVDSMGKSMKQGDIVVVGDRPEAQRRAIELGAGVVVISNGVRPEDEVLEMAGEQGTTVVLSPLDSYVTSRLIQLSVPCWEVMSENPLTVHPDDLLTEITEQVMEVHYRAAVVVDENKVPIGVVTRTDLLNPKPRRVLLVDHAEIGQSVKGVEKADVVEILDHHHVGDIETTSPILATFDPVGSTATLIVERFKAAGLRPEESTAKMLLAAILSDTVILNSPTTTDRDREVVKVLEELLDLDAEDFGREMFEASSDVSDLAAEEIVNRDAKEYGTSSGDKVSVSQIETVGTGLLERKDDLLEALEGLRAQNNYVFSALMVTDITEGGTQLLCVGNCTPVEKAFDARAREGAIDLPGVMSRKKQVAPALLAIL